TTCCAGTGTTGAAGACTAATTCGAGGATCTCTTTTACAATCTGAACGGTACAAACACCCGGAAGGATCGGATTTCCGGGAAAATGTCCTGCAAATACCGGATGTTCAGGGTTAAGAGCTACTTCTGCAGTTATGTTTTCACGCAATGCATCCGGGTTGAGGGCTGTAACCGTATAGAGTTCATTCAAAAGCATAAAGCCTTATTCAATTATCCTGTTCAGGTTGATGGACAAATTTATTGTATAATGCTCAATATTTACCGAATCGATACCGGTAACCTCGTTACCGTAAAAAGTTGCATGTACCTTGTTTGAAAGTCCCCTGATTTGCCTGGCCTTAACGGGCTTGTCAATGCCTGGAGCCAGAACATAATAATTCTTTTTGCATCCCTGGCTGTATTTGTATACCGGGTAACCTGTTTTCTTTTCAGTTAACTTCACCGGGCTGTCATCGTTGTAGTTCATCAGAACCATTCCGATATCATTTTTCAGCGTCCGTATCAGTACTTTCCTGTTCATCGGATCCATGATATAATACACTTTCATGTCGCCCGAGGGGTAAAACTCAAAGTCCATAACCTTAAGTCCCATCTGGGTAATCATCACCACCCTGTCGGTATCCCGTCCTATCGGCTTAACAACAAGGATCCCGCTGAAGTGGTTCTTCATAACATCAACCCGTGTATTGAACAGAAACCGGGCTGAATCGGGCTGAAACCATGATTGTGGCTTATCAGACACTTCCGTACCGGTTGAATTCCGGTAGCCCGGGAAGAGGGCAACCGAGCAGGAAACATTGATTAACAGGACAGATAAAACAACGTACAGGCCTGTTTTATTTAAAACTGAATTTTTCAACCGGTACTTCGGTATTAATCTTCTTATTTGTAAAATCTATTTTGGTGTAATCGCCGCCCGATTCGATCATACGGATCCTTGTCACAGTCAGATCGGATTTAGCAAACCATATCTGCACTTCGTTCAGCATTTTCCGCATGGCTTCTGCTTTTGGCTTCAGGCTTACAAAAAAACTCCTGTCGTCTTCAAAATAACCTATTGCAAAATCCTTGTCATTCTTAAGTATATCACCCTGGATACAGCCGCTGATGAACTTGTTCATTTCCTGGAACATCTTGTTCGACTGGATATCATATTGTTTCTGATTCTGTTCTTCTTTAACAAAAATCTTGTTGTTGCTGATGATGATCAGGTATTTATAGGGTTGAAGGTATTCCCACCGGATGTTGTTTTCCTTTTTAAAAATGAAATGACCTTTTGAAACAATCGTATTTGCAAGGACGCTCAGGTTTTTTTCCTGCACAAAATCGCTTTCAATTGTGTTCACATTTTGAGACATGGCTTCCAGCTTTGCTTTAAAAGCCGGTACATCCTTTACCGGTGATGCAGGGGGTTGTTGGGCAATGACTGAAGCACAAGCCTGTAAAAGAAAAGCAACAATATATGATTTAATATGCATATGCCTGTAAATTTAAGATTTTATCAAGGCGGGTAACCACAAGATTCCTGTCTTTCAGTTCATCCAGGAACTGGTCCAGCATTTTTACATTCCACGGTTTAGTGTCGTGTAAAAGTACAATATCTCCTGATTTCACCTTTTTATTCAGCCTTTTCAGAATAAGCGAATCATTTTCAATAACTGTATCATTTGATTTAAGGCTCCATCCGATAGAATAATAGTTCCTGCGGTTAATTGCTTTTGCAAGCGGCGGGTTAGTTACACCGTAAGGAGGTCTGAACATCTTTATTTTTTTCCCGATGACCGAGTAGACAATATTTTCAGTTTCTTTCATTTCTTCATTCATCCTTTGCCACGGGAACAGGTCAAAGAAAAAATGATGAGTATAGCTGTGGCTGCCTATAAGATGCCCTTCCCGATCCATTCTTTTCAACAGATCGGGATTAATCCCGGCCTTTTTTCCGATTATAAAAAAACAGGCTTTCACATTATGTTTTTTTAGGACATCCAGGATAAGCGGTGTTACCTGTGAATCGGGACCATCGTCAAAAGTTAGAGCAATTTGCCCTGATGTCCGGTTTCCTGTTGAAAATGATTTTATGTAGTAATCGGACCGTATTGATTTCGAACCCCAGGTCAACAGGCAGATAAAAGCAAAAATGATACCGGGATAGGCCCACCCGCTAACAGAAAAATAATAATCAAGCACTATAATGGCTGCCAGGGCAACCACAAAGAGTAACAATGTATTTCGGTAGTTCAGCATCTTTCAAGGAGAAACAGCGAATGATCAATTCCGCGCAAATGATTATACACTAATATACGGTTAATCTGCGGGGGAATATGAAACAGGCCTGACAGGTTATCTTTCAATAACACAGTAGCCAGATACAGGGCGAATGATGAAGCGGTATCATATTCTCCGCAGAACTTTTTAAAGGGAATGACTGGTTTGGCAGGAAATATATCATTAAGGACCCTGGAATATAACAAGTCCGTTTTCTGGTCTCCGTTATTGCCGGAGATCACCACATCAATGTCACACCGGGTAAGAGCCGCTTCATTCAGGAATTCCTTAACTCTTTCGGAAATGCTGTCTGCAGCTTCAGGCAAAAAGAAAGTATTCATATGCCTTAGTAAAACACCGGTTGACATATGCTTTTCCCCGGTGAGCATGAAGAAAGCAACCCCTTCACCGGGTATTGCTTTCCTCCAAAAACCCATGCGGCTTGTAATGGCGTATGAGGTTTCTGTAAGTTCGTCAAAGCCTCCGGCCAGTATATTCCGACCCGGATTTTCACTTAATTGCAACAGCGCATCTGTCATTGCACTTTCAAATGAAAATCCCCTATTGGTATAAGTAGAATTGTAACTATGACATTTAATGGCAAGGGCTATGGCCCCGGCCACTGTATTGTGTGTGGATTGAATAAAAGGTGTCGGATTCAGGAGTTTTTCATCATTGGTGTAAATGGAAGACAGGAACTTTTCGGTGTCTTCGAGGCAACCCAAACCCGTGCCGGCAATAATGGCATCAGGAGTGCTTACATCAGCCGATTTTAGGCACTTCAGAGCGGCGCAAACACCCATTTTAACAATACGACTCATCCGGCGGGCTACCATCGGATCAATATAATCGCGGTAAACCGGTTCAATGCATTTCAGGAACCGGGCTTCCGGAAATGACAGGATTTCCCCGGGGAAGCCCTCTTCAGAAAAAGTTTTCTGAGGCGAAATAACGGCAGTGCTGTGGATGTAGGCTTTCATATCAGGCTTCTGAAAAAATAAGGGAGGAATTATTTCCTCCGAATCCGAATGAATTGGACATTACATGGCTGATCCGTGTTCCTGTTGTGAATTCCCGGGCAGGTTCAAAGCCAAGCTCCTGCATTTTAGTATTGAAGTTCAGGTTAGGGAATATGCAATGGTTTTGGATGGCAAGAACACTGAATACGGCTTCTATACCGCCTGCTGCACCAAGTGTATGACCCGTATAGGATTTTGTGGAACTGCATGGAGGTATACCGGTTGAGAAAAGTCGCTCAATGGCAATCCCTTCTGAAAGGTCATTATTCTTTGTGCCGGTTCCGTGTGTATTGATGTACTGAATATCTGATGTTTGAATTCCTGCTGTCTGCAATGCTTTCTGCATGGCCAGGTATGCGCCGTTCCCGTCGGGTGATGAAGCCGTCTGATGATAGGCATCACAGGCATTGCCCCACCCTTTTACTACGGCCAGTACAGGCTTTGAACCTACAACCTCTTCAGATTCAAGGACAAGGAAACCTGAACCTTCTCCAAGGTTCAATCCGTTACGCGTGTCATCAAACGGACGGCATTGTTCACGGTCAAGGATCATCAGGCTGTTGAAACCGTTCAGGGTAAATTTCGTCAGTGAGTCGGTTCCACCGGCAATGACTCTTTTGGCTTTACCATGCTGAATCAGTCGCGCGCCCATCATAATGGCGTTAGCAGATGAAGAACAGGCAGTATTGATGGTAGATTGAAACCCGTTTATACCCAGGTTACGCGCTATGTCTTCGGTACCGGCTCCGCAATCGTGCCCTGCCGCCAGTTTAATTTTTCCTTTGTTGTGATTGAGCCTGAAGGTGTCATAGAAAACTTCAGTCCGATCCATACCACCAACAGTGGTTCCCGAGATGAGGGCCGTTTGTTCCAGGTCAGCATTGCTTAAAGCTGCCTGCCGTATAGCCTGTGTAACGGCTATCAGTCCCAGCAGGGCTGTCCTTGAATAATACCCGCGGATATCAGGATTTGCGAGGTTGTAAAGTTCTTCGTTTGATTTCTTAATTTCGCCTGCCGGAATCTCATCCTTGTAAATGGATTGGATCAAAGACAGATGCCCGATACCAGTCCGCTTTTCTGCAAGCGATTTCAATACTTCGGAAGAATTGCTTCCGGCAGCACAGATAATCCCTATCCCGGTAATGCAGACTTTAGGCACGATACAAGTTTAACCTTTGTTATTTGCCCTTATAAAATCAGCCATTGAACGCACTGATTTCAGTACCTTTTTTCCTTCATCAGCCGTTCCAAGTTTCAGGCCATATTTCTTTTCAAGCAAAACGATCAGTTCAAGGGCATCAATGGAATCAAGGCCCAGACCTTCAACAAACAGCGGTGCATTCTCATCGATATCATCAGGATTCATTTCAGTAAGATTCAACACTTCAATGATCTCCTGTTTAAGTTTTTTTATTAATTCGTCCATGTTAAATAGCCTGTGAGTAAATATTCCTGACATTTTCAGGGTCAAAAATAACAATTCCGCTGTTACCCGTATTTGATTTTTCAATCAAATACAATGCGGCATCATAATGATTTCCGTCTAGTTCGAGCCAGCCGCAAATACAGCTTTTCATAATGTCTTCGTCAAAAAGATCGGTTACATAGTCAACCAACTGTTTAAAATCAAAAGTCCTGCTTATGAAAAAAGCGCTTTCGCCAAAGAACTTATTCCGGATACAAATTTCGCCGATAACAATGTTAGCCAGGGTATAGACAAAAACAGAAGGACTTGGAAAATAGGCTGACCGGTCATTGATCGACTGCTGGTGGTTCCTGTCGGTTTCAATGGATGAACCGGCATTAAAGAGCAAAATGCCTGTTTCATCGCTTTTATACCTTGCATGGTAATCCCTTCCACCCAATAGCATTTCTGAAGCAAGGAAACCAAGTTTGCAGAGGAAATCCATTTTATGGAACTTAGGATAGTTCATATTGAAATTCCTGTAGATTTCAGGCAATAATGCTGCAACCTCAGTATTATGGCTTTCAAACAACAATTTGCCATCACGCGAAACCTTACCGTTTCGGATGATGCAGTTCCCGGTTATGTAGAGGTTGCTGCTCATGATCGTGAAATAAGTAATGATGCATTGCTTCCACCAAAGCCTGATGCAATTTTGAGCATAACACCTACCGGTTTATGAATGTTTTCAACGATCACGTTGATCGGGTTTGTCACTCCCGGGGTACTGAAACCATATGTTTTATACAGAATGCCTTCGCGCATCGAATTTATGCCGGCAATGGTTTCAATCAGCCCTGCTGCGCCCAGCGTATGCCCCCAGTATCCTTTAAGGCTGTTAACCGGGATATCGGCCATTCCGGCGCGGGTAAGTGCTATTGATTCCATCTCGTCGTTATACGGAGTAGCCGTTCCATGTGCAGAAACATAGCCAGGTCTTTTACCGGACTTTTTTAGCATGCGGTCGATGGCAATATAAAGTCCTTCCCCTGTACGGGACGGACCAGATATATGATTGGCATCGTTGGCAGTGAAGCCTGGATCTATAATGAGTCCGTCGTCTGAAAGATTTTTATCCCGCGTAATTACTAAAGTTCCGGCAGCCTCACCCAGTGAAAGTCCGTTTCTTTCGGCGTCAAAAGGTTTGCATGGCCCCTGGCAAAGTGACAAAAAAGAGTTAAATCCTGAAAGTACGAATTCGGTGACTATGTCGGCGCCGGTAATAATCACATGGTCAAACCGTCCTGACCTGATCATGCGGGCACCCGCAGAAATGGCGAGTACTCCTGAAATACAGGCGTTTGAAACAATAACGGGCTTATGTTTCAGATTAAAGAATTTCTGCAGGATTAAAGCAGTGTTCCAGAGGTACACTCTTGATTCTTCAAAGGGATTGCTTTTCAGGAGTCCGACATTCCCTTTTGTTGTGGAAAGGATGCACATAACCCTTTCGCCAGCAGGATCAATTTTATGGGAAGTAAGGGCATCCTTAACAGACCAGATTACAAATTTTTCAAATAAGGTAAAATCCGAAGATTTCCCCAGTATTGAAAATTCATCATCCAGCCTTTGCCGGTCAACCATGGAAGCCCAGAAAGGTGCCGGTGAAATGGTATCATTGGTGTGAAGCGCGATGCCCGTTTCGTTTGCCTTCAGCTTAACTGCATTCTCGCTGGTAGTAAATCCAAGAGACGAGATGATATTGTCCGATGCGATATAAACCTGTTCCAAAATAATTAAATCAGTTTATGTTTTTTCTTCCATTCAAGAAAAAACGGGGGAAAATCAAGTAGCAATTCCATGTCGGTATTAAGGAAAACCTGCACCGATGAACCCGTTGCCACCACCTCATCCGTATCATTCCTGTAAATCACATAGTCATATAGAAGCTTGGCCGCATCCGAATTGACAAACCGGGTTTCAATAACTGCCGTATCTCCGTATCTCAAAGGTTTCTTGTAATCACAGTTAATCTTAACAATGGGAATCATAAATCCCCTGCTGTAAAAATCCTGGTAATTAACCTGGTACAGGTTACCAAAGGCTTCACGGCCATCTTCGAAGTACTTTATATAGTTGCCGTGCCACACCACACCCATTGAATCCACATCACTGAATCTCACCTGGCTTTTGGTGCGACAAACTAGTTTTTCAGAACTCATAAATGCTCAAAAATTAAAACCCCGTTGCGGTTAAACAACGGGGGATAAATATAATTAAAACCTGACAGAGTCTGAAGGACCTGTAAGAGTTTTAATTTATTTGCCTTTCAGCCATATCTTCATGATATTAAATACTGATCCTGCCCAGTAATTCCTGAACCCGATTCCCACCGCTTTAACTTCAAATCTCTCCGAATCAATGATTTCCTTGGTGTCCTGGTTAAAGAATACCACGTAGTAACTTCCGGTTTGTTTCACCTTGTGCAGATCTTCAGCAACAAATATCAAACCCAGTCCCGATTTGCCCTTTGTATTGTATTTCGAAATAACGGCCTTAACATCTTCAGGAGTGATCGTATGCTCATCGCTGATAACAAGTGAACCCGGATCAATTTTCGAATTCCTTTCATTAACCTGGTCAATATCAAAAGCAACATCTACCTTATTGAACCATTTCTTCAGATCGAATTTTTCAGGTTCAGCCTGGATAAGCTGGTTGATCGATTTCAGGTATTGGTTGACAATAACCGTAGGGTCTTCGGTTACCAATGTAAATTTAGCCTTTGTAAAATCAATGCCATACCAGGTGATGGCCTTTTCATCTTTTGCCTGTTGTTTGTTTTGGGAAAACAAAGCAGAAGAAACGCAAAATGCCAGTGAAATCAATGCGAATAATAGTTTAGTCTTCATAAGTTTATGGTTTGTGATTGAAGAACGAAATTAATAAATATGATCGTCATTGCGAGGAGCTTGAATAATTTATGATGATTGCAATATGATTTTGCGACGAAGCAATCTGCCCGAACAGGCACACCCATACTAAGACTGATGAATAATTTTCATTCTTTGTATACTCTCCTGGCTAAGTACTTCCTGTGCCGGCAGATTGCTTCGTCGCAATAATTTCCTTTTATAATCATTGTTCTGTCTGGCTCCTACTAATGACGACTTTTAGTAATTCGTTGTATGCTAATGAATAACCCTGAAAGGGTTCAATTTGAATAACCGCGCGTGAAACCCGTGGTCCGGTGCTACGATCACGAACACAACTCTGAAAGAGTTGAATAATGCATAATTAAAATTGAACCCTTTCTGGGTTCTTGTCTGCTGGCATCATAATCCACGGGGTTCACCCGCGGTTATTCAGATCTCGCTACTTCGTAGCTATTCGTGAAAGCCCATGGTTGTCATATCATTGGATGATCCTTAATAAGGTGTTCTTACTCGCAATGACGGACTTATCCAGTATCCAGCATCACTTCCCCCTCTTCCACTCATAATACTCATCAATCATCTTTACATTATCCCAGTTCGGATAATCGATGGCCTGTGGAACGCCTTTAAGAAGCATGGCCCGGGGATTTTTCGGATTAAAAACAGGCCATTGAGGCAGGTTGACCCCGTTTGGATTCCCTGTTTTCACAAAATTGGTATAATATTCAACCATCATTTGAGAAAGCTTCCTGTCCTCGTCAGTGTATTTTATTTTCGGGTCCAGGTCAAGATGGTTGAAAACGTATGCCAGGTCAGAACCGTGATAGGGTTTGTTCGATTTAAAAAGCATGGT
The Bacteroidales bacterium genome window above contains:
- a CDS encoding outer membrane lipoprotein carrier protein LolA, with product MHIKSYIVAFLLQACASVIAQQPPASPVKDVPAFKAKLEAMSQNVNTIESDFVQEKNLSVLANTIVSKGHFIFKKENNIRWEYLQPYKYLIIISNNKIFVKEEQNQKQYDIQSNKMFQEMNKFISGCIQGDILKNDKDFAIGYFEDDRSFFVSLKPKAEAMRKMLNEVQIWFAKSDLTVTRIRMIESGGDYTKIDFTNKKINTEVPVEKFSFK
- a CDS encoding polysaccharide deacetylase family protein, with the protein product MLNYRNTLLLFVVALAAIIVLDYYFSVSGWAYPGIIFAFICLLTWGSKSIRSDYYIKSFSTGNRTSGQIALTFDDGPDSQVTPLILDVLKKHNVKACFFIIGKKAGINPDLLKRMDREGHLIGSHSYTHHFFFDLFPWQRMNEEMKETENIVYSVIGKKIKMFRPPYGVTNPPLAKAINRRNYYSIGWSLKSNDTVIENDSLILKRLNKKVKSGDIVLLHDTKPWNVKMLDQFLDELKDRNLVVTRLDKILNLQAYAY
- a CDS encoding beta-ketoacyl synthase chain length factor; translation: MKAYIHSTAVISPQKTFSEEGFPGEILSFPEARFLKCIEPVYRDYIDPMVARRMSRIVKMGVCAALKCLKSADVSTPDAIIAGTGLGCLEDTEKFLSSIYTNDEKLLNPTPFIQSTHNTVAGAIALAIKCHSYNSTYTNRGFSFESAMTDALLQLSENPGRNILAGGFDELTETSYAITSRMGFWRKAIPGEGVAFFMLTGEKHMSTGVLLRHMNTFFLPEAADSISERVKEFLNEAALTRCDIDVVISGNNGDQKTDLLYSRVLNDIFPAKPVIPFKKFCGEYDTASSFALYLATVLLKDNLSGLFHIPPQINRILVYNHLRGIDHSLFLLERC
- a CDS encoding beta-ketoacyl-[acyl-carrier-protein] synthase family protein produces the protein MPKVCITGIGIICAAGSNSSEVLKSLAEKRTGIGHLSLIQSIYKDEIPAGEIKKSNEELYNLANPDIRGYYSRTALLGLIAVTQAIRQAALSNADLEQTALISGTTVGGMDRTEVFYDTFRLNHNKGKIKLAAGHDCGAGTEDIARNLGINGFQSTINTACSSSANAIMMGARLIQHGKAKRVIAGGTDSLTKFTLNGFNSLMILDREQCRPFDDTRNGLNLGEGSGFLVLESEEVVGSKPVLAVVKGWGNACDAYHQTASSPDGNGAYLAMQKALQTAGIQTSDIQYINTHGTGTKNNDLSEGIAIERLFSTGIPPCSSTKSYTGHTLGAAGGIEAVFSVLAIQNHCIFPNLNFNTKMQELGFEPAREFTTGTRISHVMSNSFGFGGNNSSLIFSEA
- a CDS encoding phosphopantetheine-binding protein, giving the protein MDELIKKLKQEIIEVLNLTEMNPDDIDENAPLFVEGLGLDSIDALELIVLLEKKYGLKLGTADEGKKVLKSVRSMADFIRANNKG
- a CDS encoding beta-ketoacyl synthase N-terminal-like domain-containing protein — translated: MEQVYIASDNIISSLGFTTSENAVKLKANETGIALHTNDTISPAPFWASMVDRQRLDDEFSILGKSSDFTLFEKFVIWSVKDALTSHKIDPAGERVMCILSTTKGNVGLLKSNPFEESRVYLWNTALILQKFFNLKHKPVIVSNACISGVLAISAGARMIRSGRFDHVIITGADIVTEFVLSGFNSFLSLCQGPCKPFDAERNGLSLGEAAGTLVITRDKNLSDDGLIIDPGFTANDANHISGPSRTGEGLYIAIDRMLKKSGKRPGYVSAHGTATPYNDEMESIALTRAGMADIPVNSLKGYWGHTLGAAGLIETIAGINSMREGILYKTYGFSTPGVTNPINVIVENIHKPVGVMLKIASGFGGSNASLLISRS
- a CDS encoding acyl-CoA thioesterase, with amino-acid sequence MSSEKLVCRTKSQVRFSDVDSMGVVWHGNYIKYFEDGREAFGNLYQVNYQDFYSRGFMIPIVKINCDYKKPLRYGDTAVIETRFVNSDAAKLLYDYVIYRNDTDEVVATGSSVQVFLNTDMELLLDFPPFFLEWKKKHKLI